Genomic window (Rosa chinensis cultivar Old Blush chromosome 6, RchiOBHm-V2, whole genome shotgun sequence):
tttcatGGCCGTACTATCAAAATTGTCCTCATACAGAAATTAGATATTAATTCACTTCATGGCCGTACTATCATAATTGTCCTCATACATAAATTAGATATCAATTCACTTCATGGCCGTACTATCATAATTGTCCTCATACAGAAATTAAATATCAATTCACCAGGCCCGATGGAAATTTCTGGTGGAATGTTGGATATTTGGACATGATGGCATGGCAGTATCAAACGCGAGAGATTTGATGGATATTTCAACACCGAAAATACTTTGCAAGATATTCAACATAATGAAACTGCATAATACAAGGAGAGAACGTAGAGTCTAAACCCTAGATTACAATAAGTATATAGAAAACGTCATGAAATAATCTCAGAAGTCTCCATAAAATCTACATATTCTAACATGcatcaattagcaaagagtgcacgaatgactactccatttgctttgacataccGGAAATATAACTCTATTACGAAGaaacatcattacaaataaCATAGTTTTTCCACCATATAGGATGTGCAAAATGCGAAAATCCACATGAAGCCAAAACATCAATTTAGTCTAATGTATACCTATTAATAAACCAATTTTGCTAGACTTGCAAACTTGTGAAATGGGCCGAGCAGGCGAGGACTATGAATGTGGTGAACAAATTGAATTATATTTTAATATTGAATTTTACTTGCTCATAGCCTTCTATAAATTCCACCAGATGTGTTCAATAATAGCCATCCATAACCAAGCAAACCTTAATTATGGATAGTTCTGCAAACTTTCCCAACCCTGTCTATCATTTCAATATTGCTCTCTGTTTCCTCTTGTTTTTAGCCTCTTCATGCCTAAACACTAGTAAACTCTGCTTGGGAGATGGCCTTCCAGTTGTGAAATGCATTGACATAGAGAGAAGCGCGCTTCTCATCTTTAAGGCAGATCTTATCGATGCTTCGGGTAGGCTATCATCTTGGGAGGGTCAAAATTGTTGTCAATGGAAAGGGATTTCATGCAACAACCGCACTGGTCATGTTGAAAAGATGGACCTCCGCAATACAAGTCCAGCTCCATCTATTGATGTTGAAGACCAGGAGTTTGAGGCTTATGAAGAGTCCTTTTTGGGGGGTAAGATAAATCCTTCTTTACTTCGCTTGAAATATATGAGTTACTTAGACTTAAGCTCGAATGACTTTCAAGGGCTTCAAATTCCTAAGTTCTTTGGTCAGCTTAAAAGTCTGAAGTATCTCAATGTCTCATCTGcatattcatcttcatctttatCTTCATCTTTTGGGGGACAGATTCCACCTCATCTTGGTAACCTATCAAACTTGAACTATCTTGACCTCAGTGGTAACTATTTACTAGAAATTTCTTCCATAAATTTGAATTGGCTTTCTCATCTCTCCTCTCTAAAATACCTCAGTCTAAATGAAGTGGACCTTAGCAATGCAGGAGCCACTTGGCTACATGTTGTTAACATTCTTCCTTCCATGCTAGAGTTACACTTGTCTAGATGCAACATTGAAAGCCTTCCACTTTCACTTCACACCATGAACCTCACATCACTTTTGATCCTTGATATGTCATTGAATGATTTTAAGTTTCCATTTCCAAAGTGGGTCTTTAATCTAACTAGCCTCAGAGAACTTCACTTGGCCACGAATTCTTTCAGCGGTCCCCTTCCCAATGATTTCGTTAACCTGAAATCATTGGAAGAACTTGATTTATCTCTTAATGGCCTTCACGGTCGAATTCCCAAATTCTTTGAAAATCTCTGCAACCTAAAGACCTTAATTCTTTCGGAAAACGCATTTGATCAGGGTCTTCCAGAGTTTTTGGATGGTTTATCAGGTTGTGCAAATAATAAGTTGGAGTCACTAGACTTGTCTAGTAATAAGCTGGTAGGCGAATTGCCTGCCTCCTTAGGGATGCTCCCCCATTTGCAGTACCTTAACCTCTTCCACAATCATTTGAATGGATCCATCCCAGAAAGTTTGGGACGACTCTCTGAGCTAGTTCATCTAGACCTGTCGGAAAACTCATTGGTAGGCTTTTTAACTGAAGCCCATTTCATAGATCTCGCAAAGTTAAAATACATTGCGCTGGGCAATATCAGTGTCCCCAACTCGCTACCTTCCATCATTTTCAATGTGTCTTATGAGTGGGTTCCTCCTTTCAAGCTTGACACCATTGCCATCAGGAACTGTCAAGTAGGTCCTGCCTTTTCACTATGGCTTCAATCTCAAACTGAACCAGTATATGTCACTCTAAGCAATACAGGCATCTCGGATTCCATACCAGAGGAATGGTTCGTGAAAATATCTTCCGGCCAACTCCAATTTTTGGATTTATCTTTCAACGAAATTCGTGGAAAGCTTCCAGTCCAATTGATAGTTCCAAATTTAGTGGGTCTAGATTTGAGACATAATCAATTCCGCGGCTCACTCCCGCTTTGGTTGTGTAAGGAGGCTTCCTACCTAAATCTTGCTAGCAATTCATTTTCCGGGCCAGTTCCGTCAACTTTTGACCAACATTTTCCAAAATTGCGAGAACTGCATCTCTATGAAAATTATTTGAATGGCACGATTCCATCCTCTGTTTGCAACATGCAGAAGATGTTAATCTTTTCTCTAAGAAGCAACAACATTTCCGGAGAATTTCCTCAAGCATGGAGTACGTGGGGTGACATATACATTATAGATGTTGGAGACAATCATCTCTCAGGAAATATTCCCAGTTCAATGGGTATCCCAAGTTCACTTTTTTTGTTGTCGATGAAGAACAACAAATTAGATGGTGAAATCCCGATGGCCTTGGGAAATAGCACCAACCTAAGGAGTATTGATCTTGGTGGTAATAGATTTACTGGAAACCTTCCTTCATGGATAGGAACAAATGTATCCAAGGTGTTTATCTTACGTCTGCCATCCAATTCTCTAAGTGGACATATTCCCCAGCAATTGTGCAATCTTGACCAACTTCACCTCCTAGATCTTGGTCATAACCACCTCTCAGGTACTATACCAACGTGTTTGAATAATATGACTGCTCTAACAGATGTCAAGTTCAATGCTTATGACTTATATCATGCGTATGAACAACAAATAATGGTGACCAGGGGAAGAGAATTCCAATATAACAAGACTCTGAAGTGGGTAAAAAGTATAGATCTTTCCTCAAATAGTTTGGAAGGTGAAATCCCTGAAAAAATCTGCAGTCTCTTTGCATTGGTTATCTTGAACTTGTCGATGAATCATCTAAGTGGAAACATTCCCTCGAAAATTGGAAACTTGCGGTCGCTCGAATTCCTTGATCTCTCAGGCAACCACCTTTCGGGACGAATTCCTCAAAGTATTTCATCTTTAACCTATTTGTCTCACTTGAATTTGTCTTACAACGAATTGAGCGGAAGAATTCCTTTGGGCAACCAACTTCAAGCACTTGATGATTCAACCAATATTTATAGGGGCAATCCATCACTTTGTGGGGTTCCCCTTTTAAACAAGTGCCCAGGAGATGACAGACctccacaacccacttttcctCGTGGGAAAAGacatgaagatgatgaaaagcttGGTTTCTACATCAGCGCAGTGCTCGGCTTTGTCGTAGGCTTTTGGGGTGTTTGTGGCACATTACTCATAAAGAAGTCATGGAGGTATGCCTACTTTCGATTTTTTGATCGCATCCAAGACAAGGTAGCAGTGGCAGTTGCATTGAAAATAGCCCATTTCCAGAGGAAGATTTAATCgaaggaaagaaaataaataaattagtgtTAAACTTATCTATGTTATGATTTTCCTTTTTCTATCTTGTAATGTGTAACATTTGATGTACTTAATTTGTTTCTATTTTGGCCTAGCGGaaccccttttttttcttttttcttttttttgagtaTGTGGTCTAGTGGACTTGAGTTGTATGTTctgataaataaaaaagaaaaaaaagagttgtACCTTTGGGAGGAGTAAGGATATTACCCCAACTCCTTTCTCCTCCTCTATGGgcgttttcattttttttcttcataaatgaGCAAGATGATGATCATTCAGAACCTCTACGTACTCGCCCTTTGGATTATCATTTTGGTTACTAAACAGTTTAAATTTGAGTATGgagattaatttttatttgatgTTCAGTACTCTCTATAATATTTATGGGAGCCTTAGGTGTTAAGCGTATGCAACTGCAATATTCTATACGGAGAATTCACTTTTGTCGAGCTAAGTATgacggttttttttttgtaatattaCAACATTAATGAAATTATCGCTTCTTTAAAAAACAGAAACTCTACTCACCCTTTAGATAAACTCTACGCCCTTTGAAAGCTAAGGAGTGTAGAGCTGGTATTCACCAAGATTGGTTGTAAGTAGATATTGAAAGTGACTTTCCCCTGTTGATTATTGCACTTCAGAGTAAGGAGTAGAATTTCTCGTAGGTAAGCCGGgttttagatgattgtaaaTGATTATGTATATGCCTTTCAATCTTTTACATTTCGGcatatttaccgtgaagcaaattAATGGTGTAGTTGATAGACTTGCTCACCTTGCTAGTTTGTTTGTTTTAGATGATGTTCGGTTAGATGAGGTTCCTGCTATTATTTAGTATTGTAACTATTTTATTGTAGCACGGGTTCAGGTTTTACATCCCCCTCTAGTTACGTAGTTCTGATTTAATAAATGATTTAGGGTTGTGCCTTCCAAGTAGGCTAGGTTTCAAACTCCTTCAAAATTTAATATATGTACAACGTACATTAAATAAACACTTGTATGTTTTCAGCAAGAAACAActaaagagaggaaaaaaaaagttattaaaATTCACTAGGGAGCAGGGAAGAAGCTCCTCTATCCTACaattttgtcacgcccctgattttacacacatgaaaatcgatatatataatcccataattatacatgcgtgaatgttcagtcatcaatacaaatacctggaacatctttcctttaTAACGAGTACATACTGGTGCCCTGAAACCATCtgagttaatatacactcgccccatagagttatatattacacaaatttacgaattaaattgtcatcacaaaataaagcgtaaatgctcctcagagcttactacatagcggaagtcataacaatggcaaagccaacaaaattttcttcctacccgttcagctgcctatagctacctcagcttcagccacgattttcctgacctgcaggattaacccctacaccaaaagaatggtgcaccgggtttccacacaacaaaacccggtaagcttatgaaagctcgtatgagtaactcatgaatatcaatcaacaactcacacacatcagctaaaggaaaccatgcagccatgattccttctaacactccataaccCTTTCATCtaaaggacaacataaatcacctctgtgacaatgttctatttgctaacttaaccatcaagcaGCAAATCAAGt
Coding sequences:
- the LOC112172692 gene encoding receptor-like protein EIX1; the encoded protein is MDSSANFPNPVYHFNIALCFLLFLASSCLNTSKLCLGDGLPVVKCIDIERSALLIFKADLIDASGRLSSWEGQNCCQWKGISCNNRTGHVEKMDLRNTSPAPSIDVEDQEFEAYEESFLGGKINPSLLRLKYMSYLDLSSNDFQGLQIPKFFGQLKSLKYLNVSSAYSSSSLSSSFGGQIPPHLGNLSNLNYLDLSGNYLLEISSINLNWLSHLSSLKYLSLNEVDLSNAGATWLHVVNILPSMLELHLSRCNIESLPLSLHTMNLTSLLILDMSLNDFKFPFPKWVFNLTSLRELHLATNSFSGPLPNDFVNLKSLEELDLSLNGLHGRIPKFFENLCNLKTLILSENAFDQGLPEFLDGLSGCANNKLESLDLSSNKLVGELPASLGMLPHLQYLNLFHNHLNGSIPESLGRLSELVHLDLSENSLVGFLTEAHFIDLAKLKYIALGNISVPNSLPSIIFNVSYEWVPPFKLDTIAIRNCQVGPAFSLWLQSQTEPVYVTLSNTGISDSIPEEWFVKISSGQLQFLDLSFNEIRGKLPVQLIVPNLVGLDLRHNQFRGSLPLWLCKEASYLNLASNSFSGPVPSTFDQHFPKLRELHLYENYLNGTIPSSVCNMQKMLIFSLRSNNISGEFPQAWSTWGDIYIIDVGDNHLSGNIPSSMGIPSSLFLLSMKNNKLDGEIPMALGNSTNLRSIDLGGNRFTGNLPSWIGTNVSKVFILRLPSNSLSGHIPQQLCNLDQLHLLDLGHNHLSGEENSNITRL